A DNA window from Pseudomonadota bacterium contains the following coding sequences:
- a CDS encoding caspase family protein, producing MDHRYAASHALIVGIDKYRHVSPLSYAVSDAEAIKQLLSESFGFPNEGIRFLANEQATRSAITEAFLEFAADGTEIDDRLLVFYAGHGHTVNGVRGEVGYLVPHDADLGNLSTLIRWDELTRNVDLIKAKHVLFVMDACYGGLALNRNSSAGSARFLKDMLLRYSRQVLTAGKADEVVADSGGPLPDHSVFTGHLIEGLQGNAADPEGVLTANALMSYVYRKVSSDKDSHQTPHYGYADGDGDFIFSAPGLDDLQADKRFDVDRLVVLPQAEPDSGPVDSPSKVERCKQLLAEESSSISLHDFVISEVKSFLLGTSVEVFPVNGSFSQDEFLDRMSRYEEVGSDLAVLSACLAYWAKESHFPILQKLFARIIDGLNVNDGLVVWLSLRWYPIIKAFYCAGIAAIDGKRYDSLFHLFGARVQVSKTGNEDLLLAKAVSDGVLELTRSEVFKHIPGHERQYVPMSEYLFKELQPKLDEALFVGKAYETSFEEFEVLFALAVADFHKQNDETIWGPIGRFGWKHKSRRNGPFDRILNEAERENSNWLPSRQGMFGGSTRRFLDVAHEYREMINKLNWF from the coding sequence ATGGATCACAGATATGCGGCAAGTCATGCGCTTATAGTCGGAATCGACAAATACCGACACGTATCGCCGCTTTCGTATGCAGTTAGTGATGCAGAAGCCATCAAGCAGTTGCTTTCTGAGTCGTTTGGCTTTCCGAACGAAGGGATTCGGTTCTTAGCTAATGAGCAAGCGACACGTTCTGCCATTACCGAGGCGTTCCTAGAGTTTGCGGCAGATGGTACCGAGATAGATGATCGGCTGTTGGTTTTCTACGCAGGTCATGGCCATACAGTAAACGGGGTCCGCGGAGAGGTTGGGTATCTTGTTCCGCATGACGCGGATCTGGGCAATCTTTCTACTCTCATCCGCTGGGATGAGCTTACCAGGAACGTTGATCTGATTAAGGCAAAGCATGTGCTTTTTGTAATGGATGCTTGCTACGGCGGCTTGGCGCTTAATCGGAACTCTAGTGCTGGTTCGGCGCGGTTTTTGAAAGACATGCTTCTTCGATATTCCCGCCAGGTGCTTACAGCTGGAAAAGCAGACGAAGTAGTAGCGGATTCGGGAGGGCCTCTTCCTGACCACTCGGTTTTTACCGGGCATTTGATCGAAGGGTTACAAGGGAACGCCGCTGATCCTGAGGGTGTTCTAACGGCTAACGCGTTGATGTCTTATGTATACCGCAAGGTTTCTTCAGACAAAGACTCGCATCAAACGCCGCACTATGGTTATGCCGACGGGGATGGGGATTTCATTTTCTCAGCGCCTGGGCTCGATGATCTTCAAGCCGATAAGAGATTTGATGTAGATAGACTTGTTGTGCTGCCGCAAGCAGAACCAGACTCAGGCCCGGTGGACTCGCCATCAAAGGTTGAGCGTTGCAAACAACTATTGGCAGAAGAGTCCTCATCCATCTCCCTTCACGATTTCGTCATAAGTGAGGTCAAGTCCTTTCTTTTGGGCACGAGCGTTGAAGTGTTTCCGGTCAACGGGTCCTTTTCTCAAGATGAATTTTTGGATCGTATGTCCAGATACGAAGAGGTCGGCAGTGACTTGGCGGTCTTATCGGCCTGTTTGGCGTATTGGGCGAAGGAAAGTCATTTTCCCATTCTTCAAAAGCTGTTTGCTCGGATAATCGATGGGCTTAACGTCAATGATGGTCTGGTCGTATGGCTCAGCCTCCGCTGGTATCCGATCATCAAGGCTTTTTATTGCGCAGGCATCGCGGCCATCGACGGAAAACGCTACGACTCTCTATTTCACCTTTTCGGTGCCAGGGTCCAAGTTTCCAAAACTGGAAACGAAGACCTGCTGCTCGCCAAAGCAGTCTCAGATGGAGTGCTTGAGCTGACACGATCTGAAGTGTTCAAGCATATTCCAGGACATGAGAGACAATACGTTCCAATGAGTGAATACTTGTTCAAGGAGCTGCAGCCCAAACTTGATGAAGCATTGTTTGTCGGAAAGGCCTATGAGACCTCATTTGAAGAGTTTGAGGTTCTATTCGCGCTGGCAGTGGCTGATTTCCACAAACAGAACGACGAAACGATTTGGGGGCCAATTGGGAGATTTGGCTGGAAGCACAAGAGCCGGCGCAACGGCCCTTTTGATCGAATTCTAAACGAAGCTGAGCGGGAAAATTCGAATTGGTTGCCTTCTAGACAAGGTATGTTCGGGGGCAGCACTAGACGGTTTCTTGACGTCGCACACGAATATCGAGAGATGATCAACAAACTCAACTGGTTTTAG
- a CDS encoding terminase: protein MSRPSKYRPEFAEQAFRACMAFGATDTELAAYFDVAESTLNKWKKEHPEFSESLKQGKSETDIDVAASLHKRAIGSTVKEVKRQYLEENGKRTGEVRVTETEKEVPPDTTACIYWLKNRQPAQWRDKVTVEQTTENPVRQFLEECWNNPLPILPTKEEREGKEEAHPVVAALVAMAHEN from the coding sequence ATGTCTAGACCATCGAAATATCGACCAGAATTCGCTGAACAAGCCTTCAGAGCATGTATGGCGTTCGGTGCTACCGATACTGAATTAGCGGCCTATTTCGATGTCGCGGAAAGCACGCTGAACAAGTGGAAGAAAGAACACCCTGAGTTTTCGGAGTCCCTAAAACAGGGAAAGAGCGAAACGGATATCGACGTCGCTGCAAGCCTGCATAAGCGGGCCATCGGCAGCACGGTGAAGGAAGTCAAACGCCAGTACCTGGAAGAGAACGGAAAACGAACAGGGGAAGTCAGAGTCACCGAAACGGAAAAGGAGGTTCCGCCCGATACGACCGCATGCATCTACTGGCTGAAGAATCGCCAGCCTGCCCAGTGGCGGGACAAGGTGACTGTTGAGCAAACGACTGAGAACCCGGTTAGGCAGTTCCTAGAGGAGTGCTGGAATAACCCGCTCCCAATACTTCCCACAAAAGAAGAACGTGAAGGTAAGGAAGAAGCTCACCCAGTCGTGGCTGCACTCGTGGCGATGGCGCACGAAAATTGA
- a CDS encoding colicin immunity protein — translation MIISSASKEELIALAQELLASETDEETSRLYKEFNAHFSHPDLANLFFWPESFDFRKNDGALSDYNPTPEEIVEIGVAHKAIQL, via the coding sequence GTGATAATTTCATCTGCAAGCAAGGAAGAACTCATAGCTTTAGCCCAAGAGCTTTTAGCGTCTGAGACCGACGAAGAAACCAGCAGGCTCTATAAAGAATTCAATGCTCACTTCTCTCACCCGGACCTCGCGAATCTGTTCTTCTGGCCCGAGAGTTTTGATTTCCGTAAGAACGACGGTGCTTTATCGGATTACAACCCCACCCCCGAAGAGATTGTCGAGATTGGTGTTGCACACAAGGCGATTCAACTGTGA